From Parasphaerochaeta coccoides DSM 17374, a single genomic window includes:
- the uvrB gene encoding excinuclease ABC subunit UvrB, which produces MEDIYGGHEEDIFPVDGTWGGEMVANIHGNVRGEVIPFSVVAPFGTSGDQQQAIDALSEGLIAGEDRLTLKGVTGSGKTYTMAKIIEKVQRPTLILSHNKTLAAQLYREFKSFFPNNAVEYFVSTYDYYQPEAYVPGKDLYIEKDADINDEIDRLRLSASFSLMERRDVIVVSTVSCIYGLANPVSLRDMTKTYAVGMQFDHTRELEQLVRMQYERNDAILKRGNFRVRGDVIEICPSYMENAVRISLEWDEISSIQWFDPVSGEKQESVPTFTLYPAKQFVMPKEQVVKAIGRIKDEMEAQYEHFITSGKPLEAERIKTRVEYDMEMLQEIGYCSGIENYSRPLSNRKEGERPAVLLDYFPPNFLTFIDESHVTLPQVGAMYEGDRSRKMNLVEYGFRLPSALDNRPLKFDEFTHVVGQRVFVSATPGKLELAESSRVVEQVIRPTGLLDPEISVRPTEGQMENLYGEIRSCIAKKQRVLVTTLTKKMSEDLTDYLTNLGLKVRYLHSEIETIERVEILRDLRLGVFDVLVGINLLREGLDLPEVALVAILDADKIGFLRSETSLIQTIGRAARNAEGRVIMYADRMSDAMSTAIKETNRRRALQMEYNKAHGITPTTIVKAIQDIIIREKTETLEIQKEDIAIRKSRFNLLEAKERKKYIKELEQEMLECAKNLEFERAAMLRDEITAIREGRFDAELTAADIKPLVMV; this is translated from the coding sequence ATGGAAGATATATACGGCGGACATGAGGAAGACATCTTTCCTGTCGATGGAACGTGGGGCGGGGAAATGGTGGCGAATATCCATGGCAATGTGCGGGGAGAGGTCATTCCATTTTCCGTGGTGGCTCCCTTCGGGACCAGCGGAGACCAGCAGCAGGCGATTGATGCGCTCTCCGAGGGACTGATCGCAGGAGAAGACCGTCTGACCCTCAAGGGTGTGACCGGCAGTGGCAAGACATATACCATGGCAAAGATTATTGAGAAGGTACAGCGTCCTACCTTGATTCTCAGCCATAACAAGACCTTGGCGGCTCAGCTCTACAGGGAGTTCAAGTCTTTCTTTCCGAATAACGCCGTCGAATACTTTGTTTCGACATACGACTATTACCAGCCGGAGGCTTATGTCCCCGGCAAAGACCTGTATATTGAGAAAGATGCCGACATCAACGATGAAATAGACCGTCTGCGTCTGTCCGCGTCGTTCTCCCTGATGGAAAGAAGGGATGTGATTGTAGTATCCACCGTGAGTTGTATTTACGGCCTGGCTAATCCGGTTTCACTGCGCGACATGACCAAGACCTATGCCGTCGGCATGCAGTTCGACCATACCCGCGAGCTGGAGCAGCTTGTCCGCATGCAGTACGAGCGCAATGACGCTATCCTCAAGAGAGGAAATTTCCGTGTCCGCGGGGATGTCATTGAGATATGTCCTTCATATATGGAAAATGCGGTACGTATCAGCCTGGAATGGGATGAGATATCATCCATCCAATGGTTCGATCCTGTCAGCGGAGAGAAACAGGAGAGCGTGCCGACTTTTACCTTGTATCCTGCCAAGCAGTTCGTCATGCCCAAGGAACAGGTAGTGAAGGCCATAGGACGGATCAAGGATGAAATGGAGGCTCAGTACGAACATTTCATCACGTCGGGGAAGCCTCTTGAGGCAGAGCGAATAAAGACCAGGGTCGAATATGATATGGAAATGCTTCAGGAAATCGGATACTGTTCCGGGATTGAAAACTATTCCCGCCCCCTGAGCAACCGGAAGGAAGGAGAACGGCCCGCCGTTCTGCTAGATTATTTCCCACCCAACTTCCTTACTTTCATCGATGAGTCTCATGTCACGCTTCCGCAGGTCGGCGCAATGTACGAGGGCGATCGTTCACGCAAGATGAATCTTGTGGAATACGGGTTCCGCCTGCCTTCTGCCTTGGATAACCGTCCTCTGAAATTCGATGAGTTCACCCATGTGGTCGGGCAGAGGGTATTTGTCTCGGCGACGCCAGGAAAACTGGAACTTGCGGAAAGTTCACGGGTCGTGGAACAGGTGATTCGTCCCACAGGACTGCTTGATCCTGAGATATCCGTCCGTCCTACGGAAGGGCAGATGGAAAACCTTTACGGCGAAATACGTTCCTGTATTGCAAAGAAGCAACGTGTCCTGGTCACGACCTTGACCAAGAAGATGAGCGAGGATCTGACCGATTACCTGACGAACCTTGGGCTCAAGGTACGCTATCTCCATTCTGAGATTGAAACCATCGAGCGGGTCGAGATACTTCGGGACTTGAGGCTTGGCGTATTTGATGTCCTTGTGGGCATCAATCTTCTCCGTGAAGGCTTGGATTTGCCTGAAGTCGCCTTGGTCGCCATCCTCGATGCGGACAAGATTGGTTTTCTTCGTTCCGAGACCAGTCTCATCCAGACTATCGGACGCGCGGCCAGGAACGCGGAAGGTCGTGTCATCATGTACGCCGACAGGATGAGTGATGCCATGTCTACGGCCATCAAGGAAACAAATCGCAGGCGTGCGCTTCAGATGGAATACAATAAGGCGCATGGCATCACTCCCACCACGATAGTCAAAGCCATCCAGGACATCATCATCAGGGAGAAGACGGAAACATTGGAAATCCAGAAGGAAGATATTGCCATCCGCAAGAGCCGGTTCAATCTTCTGGAAGCAAAGGAACGCAAGAAATACATCAAGGAATTGGAGCAGGAGATGCTGGAATGTGCCAAGAACCTTGAGTTCGAGAGAGCCGCCATGTTGCGTGATGAAATCACAGCTATCAGGGAAGGTCGCTTTGACGCTGAACTCACCGCCGCAGACATCAAGCCACTGGTGATGGTTTAG
- a CDS encoding HD domain-containing protein, protein MKSPKEIALEKYFLKLIPSGGSSERLARLLVDDDEVQLLQDHANSVSIKRLGYNDHGPVHMRQVAVNAVRMLELLRASGITTSLEAEQIGTYEDSLDAVMLAAFLHDVGMSIGRQDHEILSVIIARPIMERLLVQVFPDEPNRRVIIASTATEGIVGHMANRRIHSLEAGIILIADGCDMEKGRARIPMTINTTPKVGDIHKYSSNAIDSVTIGHGKKRPIRIDVKMSSDVGFFQVEEVLLQKINMSPVKPYIELYASVQDQDVKQYV, encoded by the coding sequence ATGAAATCTCCCAAGGAAATCGCCCTGGAAAAATATTTTCTGAAACTTATTCCTTCCGGCGGCAGCTCCGAACGTCTGGCGCGCCTGCTGGTGGATGATGATGAAGTCCAGCTCCTACAGGATCATGCCAACAGCGTTTCCATCAAACGGCTTGGATACAATGATCATGGACCGGTTCACATGCGCCAGGTTGCGGTCAATGCAGTACGCATGTTGGAACTGCTCCGCGCCTCCGGAATCACGACCAGCCTGGAGGCGGAGCAAATCGGCACATATGAAGACAGCCTGGATGCCGTGATGCTTGCCGCCTTTCTCCATGACGTAGGGATGAGCATAGGACGGCAGGATCATGAGATTCTCAGTGTCATCATAGCTCGCCCAATCATGGAACGGCTTCTTGTCCAGGTATTTCCGGACGAACCGAATCGGCGCGTAATCATAGCCTCTACCGCTACGGAAGGAATTGTCGGACATATGGCAAACCGGCGCATCCACTCCCTGGAAGCTGGCATCATCCTGATAGCTGATGGATGTGATATGGAAAAGGGCAGGGCACGCATCCCCATGACCATCAATACCACACCAAAGGTCGGCGACATTCACAAGTATTCCTCCAATGCCATTGATTCAGTGACCATCGGGCATGGAAAGAAACGGCCTATCAGGATTGACGTGAAGATGAGCAGCGATGTCGGTTTTTTCCAGGTCGAGGAAGTTCTGCTCCAGAAGATTAACATGAGTCCGGTCAAGCCATACATAGAATTGTATGCCTCGGTTCAGGATCAGGATGTGAAGCAGTATGTCTAG
- a CDS encoding glutamine--tRNA ligase/YqeY domain fusion protein, with product MCGESGKDGMPEVDAGQKEIKNFLEKIIEDDLAAGRVPGNTIVTRFPPEPNGYLHIGHIKSICINFGLAQKYGGRCHLRLDDTNPEKEDMEYINAIKNNVRWLGFDWGELEYHASDYYQHLYEIAVRLIHEGKAYVDSLSAEDMRAYRGTLTEPGKNSPDRERSVEENLRIFQEMKDGKHPEGSYTLRAKIDMASPNMNLRDPALYRIKFASHPRTGDAWCIYPMYDYTHPISDAIEGITHSFCTLEFEDHRPAYDWATAIDGINHTPHQYEFARLNISYFIMSKRKLLFLVKEGYVKGWDDPRMPTISGIRRRGYSPEAMKDFVSRVGVAKVEGVVDYSLMEFCVREDLNKRAHRRMVVLDPVTVIIDNYPEGQIEYVESENNPEAPDAGVREVPFGRELYIEREDFMEVPPKGYHRLYIGGEIRLKNAYYITARSVVKDADGTVTEVHCTYDPQSRGGETPDGRKVKGTSHWVAAATAVDCEVRQYDKLFATENPGAATGNFLDDINPDSLTVITHGKAEPSVLDFAPGDHLQFLRNGYYTPDSGDWSKEHPVFNRTVTLKDSWAKMKKKMGL from the coding sequence ATGTGCGGAGAATCAGGGAAGGACGGCATGCCGGAAGTGGACGCCGGACAGAAGGAAATCAAGAATTTCCTTGAAAAAATCATAGAGGACGATCTTGCGGCCGGGCGGGTTCCGGGAAATACCATAGTGACCCGTTTTCCTCCGGAACCCAATGGGTATCTGCACATCGGACATATAAAATCCATCTGCATCAACTTCGGTCTGGCGCAAAAATACGGAGGCCGATGTCATCTGCGCCTTGACGACACCAATCCTGAAAAAGAAGACATGGAGTATATCAATGCCATCAAGAATAACGTGCGTTGGCTCGGCTTTGATTGGGGAGAACTTGAATACCATGCCTCTGACTATTACCAGCATCTCTATGAGATTGCCGTCCGGCTTATTCATGAAGGCAAGGCGTATGTTGATAGTCTCTCTGCGGAAGATATGCGTGCCTACCGGGGAACTTTGACCGAACCGGGGAAAAACAGTCCGGACAGGGAACGTTCCGTCGAGGAGAACTTGCGCATCTTCCAGGAAATGAAGGATGGCAAGCATCCGGAAGGCTCCTATACTCTCCGCGCGAAAATTGACATGGCAAGTCCGAACATGAACCTGCGGGATCCTGCCCTGTACCGCATCAAGTTCGCCTCCCATCCCCGGACGGGAGATGCCTGGTGCATCTATCCGATGTATGATTATACCCATCCGATCAGCGATGCCATCGAGGGCATCACTCATTCCTTCTGTACCCTGGAGTTTGAAGACCACAGACCCGCCTATGACTGGGCTACGGCAATTGACGGCATAAATCATACGCCTCACCAGTACGAGTTCGCCCGCTTGAACATTTCCTATTTCATCATGAGCAAGAGGAAACTTCTCTTTTTGGTCAAGGAAGGTTATGTGAAAGGATGGGATGACCCACGCATGCCGACAATCAGCGGCATCCGCAGGCGGGGCTACTCACCGGAAGCCATGAAGGATTTTGTCTCCCGTGTCGGTGTCGCCAAGGTTGAAGGGGTCGTCGATTATTCCTTGATGGAGTTCTGTGTCCGCGAGGATCTGAACAAGCGTGCCCACCGTCGCATGGTCGTACTCGACCCCGTCACGGTGATCATCGATAACTACCCTGAAGGGCAGATTGAGTATGTGGAGTCGGAAAACAATCCGGAAGCACCTGACGCAGGTGTCAGGGAAGTTCCGTTTGGCAGGGAGCTTTACATTGAAAGGGAAGATTTCATGGAGGTTCCGCCAAAGGGTTATCATCGGCTGTACATTGGTGGCGAGATACGCTTGAAAAACGCTTATTACATCACTGCCAGAAGTGTCGTGAAGGATGCGGATGGCACTGTCACAGAAGTCCATTGCACCTATGATCCGCAATCACGCGGCGGTGAGACGCCCGATGGTCGCAAGGTCAAGGGAACCAGCCACTGGGTTGCCGCCGCCACTGCCGTGGACTGCGAGGTACGACAGTACGACAAGCTCTTTGCCACGGAGAATCCTGGGGCGGCTACGGGGAATTTCCTTGATGACATCAATCCTGATTCCCTGACGGTAATCACCCATGGCAAGGCAGAGCCTTCGGTGCTTGACTTTGCTCCCGGTGACCATCTCCAGTTCCTGCGCAACGGGTACTACACTCCTGATTCCGGCGACTGGTCGAAAGAACATCCTGTCTTCAACCGTACAGTGACGTTGAAGGACAGCTGGGCAAAGATGAAAAAGAAGATGGGGCTGTAG
- a CDS encoding S1C family serine protease, protein MVDISRSWRRSRVLRITLIALGGALLMALAVLIFRWTVAISRQSADEQLRAALSKVLETNGERGLLEMAGVPVNDIFYGDSGVTLFQGGEASWNYSADELQNIAVYEKVNRSVVHITTIIGNTAGFLNMVPDQGMGSGVILSKTGYILTNTHVIEDAASLSVRLHDGTSVPARLVGMDQENDLAVIKIEPTEQMSLMPIVFGSSANVKVGQKVIAIGNPFGYDRTMTIGTISGLGRPVSDGKGQVIMGMLQTDAAINPGNSGGPLLNSKGEMIGINTSMYSVSSGAQGISFAIPIDTAIAAIPELISTGKVARGWIDIVPVQLNQSIASYAKLDVSAGILISQVTAKGKAEKAGLRGGTQRVKYGDEVIYLGGDIITGINGVDISTFEDMYSALMQTKPKDEVTITIDRKGEKKAVIVELVERTAENVALIVR, encoded by the coding sequence GTGGTCGATATTTCTCGTTCCTGGCGACGCAGCCGGGTACTCAGAATAACACTCATTGCCTTGGGCGGCGCGCTGTTGATGGCTCTTGCCGTGCTTATTTTCCGCTGGACCGTGGCCATCAGCCGACAAAGCGCCGATGAACAACTTCGTGCTGCGCTGTCAAAGGTTCTGGAGACAAACGGGGAACGGGGACTCCTTGAGATGGCCGGAGTGCCGGTCAATGATATCTTCTACGGTGATTCCGGCGTCACGCTCTTTCAAGGTGGCGAGGCTTCATGGAACTATAGCGCGGACGAGCTTCAGAACATTGCCGTCTATGAAAAGGTGAACCGGAGCGTCGTCCACATCACCACTATCATTGGGAATACCGCCGGCTTTCTCAACATGGTTCCTGACCAAGGCATGGGCAGTGGCGTAATCCTCTCAAAGACCGGATATATCCTGACCAACACGCATGTCATTGAAGATGCGGCATCCCTGAGCGTCCGGCTTCATGATGGTACTTCCGTTCCTGCCCGCTTGGTCGGCATGGATCAGGAGAATGATTTGGCGGTCATCAAGATTGAGCCGACCGAACAGATGTCCTTGATGCCCATAGTCTTCGGCTCATCGGCTAACGTGAAGGTCGGGCAGAAGGTCATTGCTATCGGTAATCCTTTCGGCTATGACAGAACCATGACGATTGGCACGATTAGCGGTCTGGGGCGTCCGGTGAGCGACGGCAAGGGGCAGGTGATCATGGGCATGTTGCAGACTGACGCGGCAATCAATCCTGGAAACAGCGGAGGTCCCCTCCTGAACAGCAAAGGTGAGATGATCGGCATCAATACGTCAATGTACTCTGTCAGTTCAGGGGCGCAAGGCATCAGCTTCGCCATACCGATAGACACTGCCATTGCCGCGATTCCTGAGCTTATCTCAACGGGAAAGGTGGCCCGTGGGTGGATTGACATTGTTCCCGTCCAGCTCAACCAATCCATTGCCTCGTATGCGAAGCTGGATGTCTCGGCGGGAATATTAATCAGTCAGGTGACAGCCAAGGGAAAAGCGGAGAAAGCCGGATTGAGGGGCGGTACGCAGAGAGTGAAGTATGGGGATGAGGTCATTTATCTGGGCGGGGACATCATCACGGGAATCAATGGCGTGGATATCTCCACCTTTGAGGACATGTACAGCGCCCTGATGCAGACAAAGCCTAAGGACGAAGTGACAATCACTATCGACAGAAAGGGCGAGAAGAAGGCCGTGATTGTCGAGCTGGTGGAACGAACCGCGGAAAATGTCGCGCTCATCGTGCGTTGA
- a CDS encoding FAD:protein FMN transferase: MKQESLSSPGMGRRHQAAVPLLCLRLRLCLWLSIILILFFLASCGRDSSPVNPAKPKNTAAMSRTMMMFGTVSRITLYDHATQENFDAAIAVLQSVDALINRNLPDSELGQVNAQAGIAPVTVSRELVDLMDTALYYASLSNGAFDPTIGPLVDAWGIMTDRVHVPAKEEIEAVLPLVDWRLVELDKVRNTIYLPLTGMSLDFGAIGKGYAADKVRETLAGKGVESAIINLGGNVFVMGTKTDGSAWNIGLQDPFMERGDYFMTVRASDETVVISGPYERYFVQDGVIYHHLMDKKTGYPADTDITTAAVIGTSSAAADSLSTAIFVLGIRQGLELIDSLPGMEAILLDSSGNIYLSEGLSANPERLSLIKEGYVLRNFT, encoded by the coding sequence ATGAAACAGGAATCCTTGTCATCACCCGGCATGGGGCGGCGTCATCAGGCGGCGGTTCCGCTATTATGCCTGCGTTTGCGCTTATGCCTATGGCTGTCCATCATTCTGATTTTATTTTTCCTTGCCTCATGCGGGAGGGATTCGTCCCCTGTAAACCCTGCAAAACCGAAAAATACGGCTGCCATGTCCCGGACAATGATGATGTTCGGCACAGTTTCCCGCATTACGCTGTACGACCATGCCACCCAAGAGAATTTCGATGCGGCCATTGCCGTTCTCCAGTCGGTGGATGCCTTGATTAACCGTAACCTGCCGGACAGCGAGCTTGGCCAGGTGAATGCGCAGGCAGGGATAGCTCCGGTCACGGTGAGCAGGGAACTGGTTGACCTGATGGATACCGCCTTATATTACGCATCTTTGAGCAATGGAGCTTTCGATCCGACCATCGGGCCGCTGGTAGATGCGTGGGGAATCATGACCGACCGTGTCCATGTGCCCGCCAAGGAAGAAATTGAGGCAGTCCTGCCGCTTGTCGATTGGCGCTTGGTTGAACTCGACAAGGTTCGCAATACGATTTATCTGCCTCTGACTGGGATGTCGCTTGACTTCGGCGCCATTGGAAAAGGCTATGCAGCTGACAAGGTTCGGGAAACATTGGCCGGGAAAGGGGTGGAAAGTGCCATCATCAACCTGGGCGGCAATGTGTTCGTGATGGGAACCAAGACGGACGGGTCGGCATGGAACATCGGACTACAGGATCCATTCATGGAAAGGGGGGACTACTTCATGACTGTCCGGGCATCCGATGAGACCGTGGTGATCAGCGGGCCTTATGAACGATATTTTGTACAGGATGGCGTGATATACCATCACCTGATGGATAAAAAGACAGGATATCCCGCTGACACTGACATCACGACAGCAGCGGTAATCGGAACGTCATCCGCCGCCGCTGACAGCCTTTCCACGGCTATCTTCGTCCTGGGCATCAGACAGGGACTTGAACTCATTGATTCCCTGCCGGGAATGGAGGCAATCCTTCTTGATTCCTCCGGGAACATCTACCTTTCAGAAGGACTGTCCGCCAATCCCGAAAGATTGTCTCTCATCAAGGAAGGCTATGTTCTCAGGAACTTCACCTGA
- a CDS encoding carbohydrate kinase family protein yields MIGVIGEALIDFIGIPSNEGQRGKAFISHVGGCGLNAATAAARLGCGVTFFGKISSDMFGRRILDHLVENTILFDPSLCSSTLPTLLGFASLDEHGAAQYAFYARGTATVSLMSDELLESLAQNADVKVLHIGSVSMQLKPICDTTLDVVSFLNPRPVIFLDPNARPSLIEDKKAWVKRMEDAARLSDFIKLSEEDLEYMYPGLSEAETLSRLRDTTRAHIILTRGGKGSTWFASDGHRYDQEAPQVKVVDTIGAGDTFSGSLLYFLEKGGYFGKDGEKAHLEPLDGDVIRAALAFAAKAAGITCSREGCDPPTLEDMQ; encoded by the coding sequence GTGATAGGAGTCATCGGAGAGGCATTGATAGATTTCATCGGTATCCCGTCCAATGAAGGACAACGAGGCAAAGCTTTCATCAGCCATGTCGGAGGATGCGGACTCAACGCGGCGACCGCCGCGGCTCGCTTGGGATGCGGCGTGACCTTCTTTGGCAAGATATCCTCGGACATGTTCGGAAGGAGGATACTTGACCATCTTGTGGAGAACACCATCCTGTTCGATCCTTCCCTGTGCTCAAGTACGCTTCCTACGCTCCTTGGCTTTGCTTCTCTTGATGAGCATGGAGCGGCCCAGTATGCTTTCTATGCCCGTGGTACGGCTACGGTAAGCCTGATGAGTGATGAATTGCTTGAATCCCTGGCCCAGAATGCCGATGTGAAGGTACTCCATATCGGTTCTGTTTCCATGCAGTTGAAACCCATTTGCGACACTACCTTGGACGTGGTTTCCTTTCTCAATCCCCGTCCGGTAATCTTTCTTGACCCCAATGCGCGGCCGTCTCTCATCGAGGACAAGAAGGCATGGGTGAAAAGGATGGAGGACGCTGCCCGGTTGAGTGATTTCATCAAGCTCAGCGAGGAAGACCTGGAATATATGTACCCCGGCCTTTCGGAAGCGGAAACTCTTTCCCGTCTCCGGGATACTACCCGTGCCCATATCATCCTGACCAGGGGAGGAAAAGGAAGCACATGGTTCGCATCCGACGGACACAGGTATGACCAAGAAGCCCCGCAGGTAAAGGTCGTGGATACGATTGGAGCCGGCGACACGTTCAGTGGTTCCTTGCTTTATTTCCTTGAGAAAGGGGGCTATTTCGGGAAGGATGGGGAAAAAGCGCATCTTGAACCTCTTGATGGGGATGTCATCCGCGCAGCCCTTGCTTTCGCTGCCAAGGCGGCAGGAATCACCTGCTCCCGTGAAGGCTGTGATCCGCCCACTCTTGAGGACATGCAGTAA
- a CDS encoding fimbrillin family protein encodes MNKSSRPVFIVLTTILILLVAFVSCADKPNVSSSNTIRFISEIGRKATADSGWSIGDEVGIYMVEAGEDVATVAATDRDNVQYVADTADITFSAFSAADASNPLKWDDLSTNPAPFFDFIAYYPYVSSIADTTALPIHVYPGSEEQDTGKADFLWGKKAGVQNNTSTVNLTLSHALSRLVVNISPSTTVDKAAITGGTLVATVTGINTQATIDLDSGDVAPVIPSDIDVVMKDISGTLTDAERTAGKRRYEAVLIPTDNVTALSSLGLRFTLGGETYEWAASSVASSDEYRIVLESGKTHVYNMTLNTAADEVAVAEILIGIVDWDTGSGVNAAATKAYSLTFGANEATRGSAPGRMYAHEGSQVTLPTPGTLEKDIHNFYGWNTEIDGSGDSYAAGESFTMPANDVTLYARWVVKVKSVSAGNNFTMILAEDGTLWGVGYNEYGQLGDGTFGYSNNRNTPVRVKASTDPDDFMTNVEAVSAGYLHTMIVKENGTLWATGYNEYGELGLGGNFPGTNRSTPEQVTVMGTTVDDVFTGYYHTLILETDGALWATGYNYYGQLGDGTTTNKSTPVEVWNSIDGTELMTDVTIVSAGAYHTMIMNDGTLWAVGRNNFGQLGIGTSDDSNFTGIPVEVPSMNTDPDNPVVAVSARSMYTMFLKEDGTLWATGNNSSGQLGIGTTTNKSTPVEVWDSTDGDVKMTNVKAVSAGFTHTMILKNDGTLWATGNNSSGQLGVGDNTNRSTPVKVTSMGSDVEAVSAGNSHTLILKKDGTLWATGYNLYGQLGLGNSGSGTNRNTPVQVVF; translated from the coding sequence ATGAACAAATCTAGCAGACCAGTCTTTATAGTTCTTACGACCATCCTGATTCTTCTTGTCGCCTTTGTTTCATGCGCTGACAAACCGAACGTCTCAAGCTCCAACACAATACGCTTCATCTCCGAGATAGGACGCAAGGCCACCGCTGACTCCGGCTGGAGTATCGGGGATGAAGTCGGCATCTACATGGTGGAGGCTGGTGAGGACGTGGCTACTGTCGCCGCGACCGACCGTGACAATGTGCAGTACGTGGCAGATACGGCGGACATCACCTTCTCCGCCTTCTCCGCGGCAGATGCCTCCAACCCCTTGAAGTGGGATGACCTTAGTACAAATCCTGCACCATTCTTTGACTTCATCGCCTACTATCCCTATGTATCATCCATCGCTGATACCACGGCTCTGCCCATACATGTCTATCCGGGTTCCGAGGAACAGGATACCGGAAAAGCTGACTTCCTGTGGGGAAAGAAGGCTGGTGTCCAGAACAACACCTCTACGGTCAACCTGACGCTCAGTCATGCCCTCTCCCGCCTTGTTGTCAACATCTCTCCGAGTACCACCGTTGATAAGGCTGCCATCACGGGCGGTACGCTTGTCGCCACTGTCACGGGCATCAACACGCAGGCAACAATCGACCTGGACAGCGGAGATGTGGCTCCTGTAATCCCTAGCGACATTGATGTCGTCATGAAGGACATCTCCGGCACGCTCACGGATGCGGAGAGGACTGCGGGCAAGCGGCGCTATGAAGCCGTGCTGATACCGACGGACAACGTTACCGCCCTGTCCTCCCTTGGTCTGCGTTTCACCTTGGGTGGCGAGACATACGAGTGGGCTGCTTCCAGCGTAGCGTCCTCCGATGAGTACAGGATTGTCTTGGAGAGCGGCAAGACGCATGTCTACAACATGACGCTCAATACGGCGGCGGATGAAGTCGCCGTCGCGGAGATTCTCATAGGGATAGTGGACTGGGACACCGGGAGCGGGGTGAACGCAGCGGCAACCAAGGCATACAGCCTCACCTTTGGAGCCAACGAAGCCACGAGAGGCAGTGCTCCGGGACGGATGTATGCTCATGAGGGAAGCCAGGTCACGTTGCCGACTCCTGGAACATTGGAAAAGGATATCCATAACTTCTACGGATGGAATACCGAGATTGATGGCAGCGGAGATTCATATGCCGCTGGTGAGTCCTTCACCATGCCCGCCAATGATGTGACGTTGTATGCGCGGTGGGTGGTGAAGGTCAAGTCAGTCTCCGCCGGAAACAATTTCACGATGATTCTGGCAGAGGACGGTACACTCTGGGGGGTAGGATACAACGAATATGGCCAACTGGGTGACGGCACTTTCGGCTATTCGAACAACAGAAACACGCCCGTGCGGGTCAAGGCCAGTACCGATCCCGACGACTTCATGACCAATGTCGAGGCTGTCTCTGCTGGATACCTCCATACGATGATTGTGAAGGAGAACGGCACGCTCTGGGCGACGGGATACAACGAATATGGTGAACTGGGTCTGGGTGGCAACTTTCCCGGAACCAACAGAAGCACGCCCGAACAGGTCACGGTCATGGGGACTACTGTCGACGATGTCTTTACCGGATATTATCACACGTTAATCCTGGAGACGGACGGCGCACTCTGGGCGACGGGATACAACTATTATGGTCAACTGGGTGACGGCACTACGACCAACAAAAGCACGCCCGTAGAGGTCTGGAATTCTATCGATGGTACCGAGCTCATGACTGACGTCACGATTGTCTCCGCCGGAGCTTATCACACAATGATTATGAATGACGGCACGCTCTGGGCGGTCGGACGGAACAATTTTGGTCAACTGGGCATCGGCACTTCAGACGACTCGAACTTCACAGGCATACCCGTGGAGGTTCCATCCATGAATACTGATCCGGACAATCCTGTCGTGGCTGTCTCTGCCAGATCCATGTACACGATGTTCCTGAAGGAAGACGGCACGCTCTGGGCGACTGGAAACAACAGTTCTGGCCAACTGGGTATCGGCACTACGACCAACAAAAGTACTCCCGTGGAGGTCTGGGATTCTACCGATGGTGACGTGAAAATGACTAATGTCAAGGCGGTCTCTGCCGGATTCACCCATACGATGATCCTGAAGAATGACGGCACGCTCTGGGCGACTGGAAACAACAGTTCTGGTCAACTGGGTGTCGGTGATAATACCAACAGAAGCACTCCCGTGAAGGTCACGTCCATGGGTTCTGATGTCGAGGCTGTCTCCGCCGGGAATTCCCACACGTTGATCCTGAAGAAGGACGGCACGCTCTGGGCGACTGGATACAACCTATATGGTCAACTGGGTCTAGGTAACAGCGGTTCGGGAACCAACAGAAACACGCCCGTGCAGGTAGTTTTCTGA